A segment of the Gossypium hirsutum isolate 1008001.06 chromosome D10, Gossypium_hirsutum_v2.1, whole genome shotgun sequence genome:
AAATAGGTATATATGCAAATCAGCAAACAGTACACCAAATATTAGAAATTGAAGTGTAAACTGAAAGTAAATTATACCTTAAGACATGTATCAACATCTTCAAGATCACTCAAGTTCTCAGATTCAATGTATTCTACTTCCGAATTAGCTACCTCCACTCCAACATTTACAGTTTCACCTCCATTTATTTGAACAGAAGCAGAGCTCTTATTGTGCTGCACATTTAAAGTTTCACCTCCATTTATTTGAACAGAAGACAGGCTTTTCTTCAGCTGCTCTTCAATGATATAATCAACGAAAACGAAGATATTTAATTATGAATCTGCGTTCAAAGATATAATCAACGAAAACGAAGAAATCTAAGTAAATCTTCATTAACTTTGATTTACGAAGAGCAGCACCGGGGAGGAAGAAATACCGCAGAGGAAGCAATAGATTCCAAGTGGGTCATTGGCTCTCCAACATATTTGACAGTCTTCTTGAAAAACATGTCCTGGTTGAATACCTTCTCTGCTTGTAAGATTTAAAATagaaacgaaaaaaaaaacacacacacagcTAAAAATTCTTAGAAAATGGATGAGAAATATTAGTTACTTCTGATTTTAACATTCCCAGGAGATTAAGTGATCCATGATTCCCAAAGACAAGCATGGCCAATTGAAGGAACATGATGCAATATGCAACAACGTA
Coding sequences within it:
- the LOC107915198 gene encoding uncharacterized protein isoform X5, which encodes MPYVVAYCIMFLQLAMLVFGNHGSLNLLGMLKSEDMFFKKTVKYVGEPMTHLESIASSALKKSLSSVQINGGETLNVQHNKSSASVQINGGETVNVGVEVANSEVEYIESENLSDLEDVDTCLKKLLPGLDFKDWILVVETLNNVRRLSVFHKERMHSMLYASL
- the LOC107915198 gene encoding uncharacterized protein isoform X3, translating into MPYVVAYCIMFLQLAMLVFGNHGSLNLLGMLKSEDMFFKKTVKYVGEPMTHLESIASSALKKSLSSVQINGGETLNVQHNKSSASVQINGGETVNVGVEVANSEVEYIESENLSDLEDVDTCLKKLLPGLDFKDWILVVETLNNVRRLSVFHKERMHSMLGDLIPLVVKSLKNPRYASL
- the LOC107915198 gene encoding uncharacterized protein isoform X4, whose amino-acid sequence is MPYVVAYCIMFLQLAMLVFGNHGSLNLLGMLKSEVFNQDMFFKKTVKYVGEPMTHLESIASSALKKSLSSVQINGGETLNVQHNKSSASVQINGGETVNVGVEVANSEVEYIESENLSDLEDVDTCLKKLLPGLDFKDWILVVETLNNVRRLSVFHKERMHSMLYASL
- the LOC107915198 gene encoding uncharacterized protein isoform X1, whose amino-acid sequence is MPYVVAYCIMFLQLAMLVFGNHGSLNLLGMLKSEVFNQDMFFKKTVKYVGEPMTHLESIASSALKKSLSSVQINGGETLNVQHNKSSASVQINGGETVNVGVEVANSEVEYIESENLSDLEDVDTCLKKLLPGLDFKDWILVVETLNNVRRLSVFHKERMHSMLGDLIPLVVKSLKNPRYASL
- the LOC107915198 gene encoding uncharacterized protein isoform X2 → MPYVVAYCIMFLQLAMLVFGNHGSLNLLGMLKSEVFNQDMFFKKTVKYVGEPMTHLESIASSALKKSLSSVQINGGETLNVQHNKSSASVQINGGETVNVGVEVANSEVEYIESENLSDLEDVDTCLKKLLPGLDFKDWILVVETLNNVRRLSVFHKERMHSMLGDLIPLVVKSLKNPSCC